The Acidianus manzaensis genome has a window encoding:
- a CDS encoding cobalt-factor II C(20)-methyltransferase, translating into MKLYVLGLGPGDPELITLKAYNILRSAKLIFVPYSTGTNRSLSEEIIKKYANNAHTEYLGFPMKKEVEDEKLSELGKHMCDKLEKFNEGVFVTLGDPTLYSTFFRVKDFMNCTYDLELIPGVSSITACASKAKISLGIKNEKIALVTAGDFSIKDVINYDTIIIFKANERVKEIIEDLKNAGFNNIIFARRCFMQGEEIIYNLTDIEDKDYFSTIIARRN; encoded by the coding sequence ATGAAATTATATGTGCTAGGCTTAGGTCCTGGAGATCCAGAATTAATAACCCTAAAAGCTTACAATATTCTTAGAAGTGCTAAGTTAATATTTGTACCTTATTCTACTGGAACTAATAGAAGTTTAAGTGAAGAAATAATTAAAAAATATGCTAATAATGCTCATACTGAATATTTAGGATTTCCAATGAAAAAAGAAGTTGAAGATGAAAAACTATCTGAACTTGGAAAACATATGTGTGACAAATTGGAAAAATTTAATGAAGGAGTCTTTGTTACTTTAGGCGATCCAACACTATATAGTACATTCTTTAGGGTAAAGGATTTTATGAATTGTACTTACGATCTTGAATTAATACCTGGAGTAAGTTCAATCACTGCTTGTGCTTCTAAAGCTAAAATATCTTTAGGTATAAAAAATGAAAAGATAGCCTTAGTTACTGCAGGAGATTTCTCAATTAAAGACGTAATCAATTATGATACTATTATTATATTTAAAGCAAATGAAAGAGTAAAAGAGATAATAGAAGATCTTAAGAACGCTGGATTTAACAATATAATATTTGCTAGAAGATGTTTTATGCAAGGAGAAGAAATAATCTATAATTTAACTGATATTGAAGATAAAGATTATTTTTCGACAATAATAGCTAGGAGGAATTAA
- the leuS gene encoding leucine--tRNA ligase produces the protein MDFNQIAEKWQKVWDEKKIFEANSDPSKPKFFITVPFPYTNSPFHIGHGRTYITADIYARYMRMKGYNVLFPFAFQFTGTPILSVSEAIKRGDNDIIQSFIKTYGLSEEKVKEFEDPLKLAEYFKQEMENTAKKIGLSVDWRRTFDTMDKRFASFIQWQFKKLKDKGKLVVESNPVGYCPIDNFPVGMHDTKGDVEPEIGELDVIIFDGEEGYLYPMATSRPETVFAGVGIGVNDNAEYVIAEYFDKKYVLSYDAFRKLSYQRELKELKRISANELIGKTAINPITGKKVKIIKSKYVDPSYGTGLVMLTPAHDPFHKIVAEKEGLQEIYPVISTPGYPKIPTEVVETEDPAELKDYAESLYREEYYKGKILDVSRLVPDFMKEFVKNKIEGKPVKEARDYVIELLKTIGRYDKIYEINNGPIYCRCGAEIVVKVVKDQWFIKYDDPEWKMQALKSLDKINIIPPEARKEFEKVIFQLKRRAVGRSRGLGVKLPWDESQIIDSLSDSTIYTAFYTISHLINNSNDELFDYIFFGLGNAEELSKKLNITTEEIQKMRNEFTYWYPVDVRSSGRDLVLNHLPYYIYNHIAIFDTVPRSIVVNGFMRVGGKKMSKSFGNIYPLDKAIEEFGVDPIRLGLTIMSKLYEDIEFDPNSINAISQQLNKISSMINEITNFKGNNFGIAEKWLSTIIKRNIENFDKFMKEFDYNSAYKIALYDIYNNIKEYMSLTNSPNGELLRKVASAWLRLLYPAVPHFAEENWKFEGLVATSKFPDNEFEEYEDSIKIEYLENIIERARELQKISKAETAEKIIIYVNPNIDFAKEAAKAIENKETLKEFTSRNKTPNAEKMYTVMKEYSDYFRKTILKESEFDEMKILADFSQYIISELDILQMAVYDSTDNSIPDIKGKKSQALPLYPAIVLI, from the coding sequence ATGGACTTTAATCAGATAGCAGAAAAGTGGCAAAAAGTTTGGGATGAAAAGAAAATATTTGAAGCAAATTCTGACCCTTCTAAACCTAAATTCTTTATAACTGTACCATTTCCTTATACTAACAGTCCATTTCATATTGGTCATGGAAGAACGTACATTACAGCAGATATTTACGCTAGATATATGCGAATGAAAGGATACAACGTTCTATTTCCTTTTGCGTTTCAATTTACTGGAACGCCTATACTATCAGTATCTGAAGCAATAAAGAGAGGAGATAATGATATTATTCAATCTTTCATTAAGACCTATGGATTATCTGAGGAAAAAGTTAAAGAATTTGAGGATCCATTAAAATTAGCTGAATATTTCAAACAAGAAATGGAAAATACTGCAAAGAAAATTGGATTAAGTGTTGATTGGAGAAGAACTTTTGATACAATGGATAAGAGGTTTGCATCATTTATTCAATGGCAATTTAAAAAACTGAAAGATAAAGGAAAACTGGTAGTAGAAAGTAATCCAGTAGGATATTGTCCAATAGATAATTTTCCAGTAGGTATGCACGATACCAAAGGAGACGTAGAACCTGAAATAGGCGAATTAGACGTCATTATTTTTGATGGTGAAGAAGGGTACTTATATCCTATGGCTACTTCAAGGCCAGAGACTGTCTTTGCTGGAGTAGGAATAGGAGTTAACGATAATGCTGAGTACGTTATTGCAGAATATTTTGATAAAAAATACGTTTTATCTTACGATGCATTTAGAAAATTATCATATCAAAGAGAATTAAAGGAATTAAAGAGAATTTCAGCTAACGAATTGATAGGAAAGACTGCAATTAATCCTATTACTGGAAAGAAAGTTAAAATTATAAAAAGCAAATACGTTGATCCATCTTATGGTACTGGCTTAGTTATGCTTACACCAGCTCATGATCCATTTCATAAAATAGTTGCGGAAAAAGAAGGTTTGCAAGAGATTTATCCAGTTATTTCAACACCTGGCTATCCAAAAATACCTACAGAAGTAGTAGAGACTGAGGATCCGGCTGAATTGAAAGATTATGCTGAATCCTTATATAGAGAAGAATATTATAAAGGAAAAATTTTAGACGTGTCAAGATTAGTTCCAGATTTTATGAAAGAATTTGTAAAAAATAAGATAGAAGGTAAACCGGTAAAAGAAGCTAGAGATTATGTAATAGAATTATTAAAAACAATTGGAAGATATGATAAAATCTATGAGATAAATAATGGACCTATTTATTGTAGATGTGGAGCAGAAATAGTAGTAAAAGTTGTTAAGGATCAATGGTTCATAAAATATGACGATCCTGAATGGAAAATGCAAGCTCTAAAATCATTAGATAAGATTAATATAATTCCTCCAGAAGCTAGAAAAGAATTCGAAAAAGTTATATTCCAGCTTAAGAGAAGAGCAGTAGGAAGAAGCAGAGGTTTAGGTGTTAAATTACCTTGGGACGAATCTCAGATAATAGACAGTTTAAGCGATTCTACAATTTATACTGCATTTTATACAATTTCTCACTTAATTAATAATAGTAATGATGAATTGTTTGATTATATATTTTTCGGATTAGGTAATGCAGAGGAATTAAGCAAGAAATTAAACATAACTACAGAAGAAATACAAAAAATGAGGAACGAATTTACTTATTGGTATCCAGTAGATGTAAGAAGTAGTGGTAGAGATTTAGTTTTGAATCATTTACCTTATTATATTTACAATCACATTGCAATCTTTGATACAGTTCCTAGATCTATAGTAGTTAACGGATTTATGAGAGTAGGAGGTAAAAAGATGAGTAAAAGTTTTGGAAATATTTATCCTTTAGATAAGGCTATTGAAGAATTTGGAGTTGATCCTATAAGATTAGGCTTAACTATAATGTCTAAATTATACGAAGACATAGAGTTTGACCCTAATAGCATAAACGCAATAAGCCAACAATTAAATAAGATAAGTAGCATGATAAACGAAATAACAAACTTTAAAGGAAATAATTTCGGTATCGCAGAAAAATGGTTATCAACAATTATAAAAAGAAACATAGAAAACTTTGACAAATTTATGAAAGAGTTTGATTATAATTCTGCATATAAAATCGCTCTATATGATATTTACAACAACATTAAAGAGTACATGAGTTTAACGAATTCTCCAAATGGAGAATTATTGAGAAAAGTAGCATCTGCATGGTTAAGATTATTATATCCTGCAGTACCTCATTTTGCAGAAGAAAACTGGAAATTTGAAGGATTAGTAGCTACATCAAAATTCCCAGATAATGAATTTGAAGAATACGAAGATTCAATTAAAATAGAGTATTTAGAAAACATAATTGAAAGAGCGAGAGAACTTCAAAAAATAAGTAAAGCAGAGACTGCAGAGAAAATTATTATTTACGTTAATCCAAATATAGATTTTGCCAAGGAAGCTGCAAAAGCAATTGAAAATAAGGAAACTTTAAAAGAATTTACAAGTAGAAATAAAACTCCAAATGCAGAGAAAATGTATACAGTCATGAAAGAATATAGTGATTATTTCAGAAAAACAATATTAAAAGAAAGTGAATTTGATGAAATGAAAATATTAGCTGATTTCTCACAATATATTATATCAGAATTAGATATATTACAGATGGCTGTCTATGACTCAACAGATAACTCCATTCCAGATATAAAGGGTAAAAAATCTCAAGCATTACCATTATATCCCGCAATAGTTTTAATATAA
- a CDS encoding PaREP1 family protein: MTLAKSSARIYYEEANELLDKGIITQASKKYYKAAEEAIKILAISEGEQINEWNADILNDIVLRLAMNYGDWIITSWSKAIALLTVDLPIDVVDEYRYDLIRLIELADEKFNSKNILKNQ, from the coding sequence ATGACTTTAGCAAAGAGTTCTGCACGAATTTATTATGAAGAAGCTAATGAATTATTGGATAAGGGTATTATTACTCAGGCTAGTAAGAAGTATTATAAAGCTGCTGAAGAAGCTATAAAGATTCTAGCAATAAGCGAAGGAGAGCAAATTAATGAATGGAATGCAGACATTTTAAATGATATTGTTCTTAGATTAGCTATGAACTATGGGGATTGGATAATTACTTCCTGGAGTAAAGCTATTGCTCTACTGACCGTAGATTTACCAATAGATGTTGTTGATGAATATAGATACGATTTAATAAGATTAATAGAATTAGCTGACGAGAAATTTAACTCAAAAAATATTTTAAAAAATCAGTAA
- a CDS encoding ATP-binding protein produces MAICNIPKVTVTTWSSRNVVLAGPTYRQYLQKALDAIKNKDIASIIGQPGMGKTTILKKLQENVNNSFYLDLASKTEIEDEFWSKIDQLKLRNMVLPLLSQNKGKYGYSFFKRLLGVKFEDWLEKVCNKFDEVELRIYCLSYEKNFDGMLKLISDLKKFEDLSLLIDEIRDNHIPKIHRLINSGLGIPVIMAIPTDSYSKITDLAIRRRLDESRISLDSALTPQDISEIIDAYCHPIAEDLFPIILSMWNGRELNTVSSILQFIKSDIEKMEKECNEDINCVKEKLKNSHTLKNPEEESRNLEKMIRDMLNSLSKELGITYVHPRGKRIEVKGKYIVAGIFFIKDNLAYVGLVKLMSDDKENDEEVELLSQLEKVEHDKKEYVVGNKFVITNSQKLNTNNVNKIEINTIEAIRILQGDADILEEKVKVFNSMLYNVQKSIAEI; encoded by the coding sequence ATGGCTATTTGTAATATACCAAAAGTAACAGTAACAACGTGGAGTAGCAGAAATGTGGTTTTAGCTGGACCAACATATAGGCAATATCTTCAGAAAGCATTAGATGCTATAAAAAATAAGGATATTGCGTCAATAATAGGACAGCCAGGTATGGGTAAAACAACAATATTAAAGAAACTTCAAGAAAATGTAAATAATTCATTTTACTTAGATTTGGCTAGTAAAACGGAAATAGAAGACGAATTTTGGAGCAAAATAGATCAGCTTAAATTAAGAAATATGGTTTTACCTTTATTATCACAAAATAAAGGAAAATATGGTTATTCATTCTTTAAAAGATTACTAGGAGTAAAATTTGAAGATTGGCTAGAGAAAGTTTGTAATAAATTTGATGAAGTAGAACTGCGAATATATTGTTTATCTTACGAAAAGAATTTTGATGGAATGCTGAAATTAATATCTGATTTAAAGAAATTTGAAGACTTATCCTTACTTATAGATGAAATAAGAGATAATCATATTCCTAAAATTCATAGGCTGATAAATTCTGGCTTAGGAATACCTGTTATAATGGCTATACCAACTGATTCATATAGCAAAATAACAGATTTAGCAATAAGAAGAAGGCTTGATGAAAGCAGAATATCATTAGATAGCGCGCTCACTCCACAAGATATAAGCGAAATAATAGACGCTTATTGCCATCCAATAGCTGAAGATTTATTTCCAATCATTCTTTCAATGTGGAACGGAAGGGAATTAAATACAGTTAGTTCGATATTACAGTTTATTAAATCAGACATAGAAAAAATGGAGAAAGAGTGCAACGAAGATATTAATTGCGTAAAAGAGAAATTGAAGAACTCACACACGTTAAAGAACCCAGAGGAAGAATCAAGAAACTTAGAGAAAATGATTAGAGATATGTTAAATTCATTATCAAAAGAGCTTGGTATAACATATGTTCATCCTAGAGGAAAAAGAATTGAAGTTAAAGGTAAATATATAGTTGCAGGAATATTCTTTATAAAGGATAACTTGGCATATGTCGGATTAGTAAAATTAATGAGTGATGATAAGGAAAATGATGAAGAAGTAGAACTACTATCGCAGTTAGAAAAAGTAGAGCATGACAAAAAGGAATATGTTGTAGGAAACAAATTTGTGATAACTAATTCACAAAAATTAAATACAAATAATGTAAATAAAATAGAAATAAATACAATAGAGGCTATAAGGATTTTACAAGGAGATGCAGATATACTTGAAGAAAAAGTAAAGGTATTCAATTCAATGTTGTATAATGTACAAAAATCTATAGCAGAAATTTAG